One stretch of Alphaproteobacteria bacterium DNA includes these proteins:
- a CDS encoding malonyl-CoA synthase — protein MTNHLFDAIRSRMPGLDQIFAKQDDGRTLTYGGLLELSARLSQALVSCNISPGDRVLLQAEKSLPALVLYLACVRAGAVFLPLNPSYTTAELDYFLKDAEPGLVVCDPARESFASDQGFRTLTLDHAGHGSLMDLAQACPAEFCDANRDANDLAAILYTSGTTGRSKGAMLTHENLLSNAQTLAEIWRFSSQDVLLHALPIYHSHGLFVATNTVLMSGASMIFLPRFDADQVIKHLKDATVMMGVPTFYTRLLNHPGLTQEALRHMRLFISGSAPLLAETHRQWQEQTGHAILERYGLTETNMNTSNPYEGERRPGTVGFPLPGVDVRITQAETGAMLPKGDIGMIEVKGPNLCHGYWRNPEKTQAEFREDGFFITGDLGLVDQDGYVHIVGRAKDLVITGGFNVYPKEVEGEIDALEGVLESAVFGLAHPDFGEGVTAAVVLDGTVELSQEDVLAALQDRLAKFKLPKRILIVPELPRNAMGKVQKNLLKERWADAYTLESKA, from the coding sequence ATGACCAATCATCTATTCGACGCCATCCGCTCGCGCATGCCGGGGCTTGATCAGATCTTCGCCAAACAGGATGACGGTCGAACTCTGACCTATGGCGGCCTGCTGGAATTGTCGGCAAGGCTGTCCCAAGCCTTGGTTTCTTGCAATATTTCCCCGGGAGACCGGGTTTTGTTGCAAGCCGAGAAAAGCCTGCCCGCCTTGGTTTTGTATCTGGCCTGCGTTCGGGCGGGCGCCGTCTTCCTGCCGCTCAACCCATCCTATACGACAGCCGAACTTGACTATTTCCTGAAGGACGCCGAGCCGGGCCTAGTGGTTTGCGATCCCGCGCGCGAATCCTTCGCGTCTGATCAAGGGTTTCGCACTTTAACCTTGGACCATGCAGGCCATGGCTCGTTGATGGATTTGGCGCAGGCCTGCCCAGCCGAATTTTGTGACGCCAATCGCGACGCCAACGATCTGGCGGCCATCTTGTACACGTCGGGAACCACCGGGCGCTCGAAGGGCGCCATGCTCACGCACGAGAATTTATTGTCGAACGCCCAGACCCTGGCCGAGATTTGGCGTTTCTCCAGCCAGGATGTGTTGCTGCATGCGCTGCCTATCTATCATTCGCACGGCTTGTTCGTCGCCACCAATACGGTGTTGATGAGCGGCGCTTCGATGATCTTTCTGCCTCGTTTCGATGCCGATCAAGTCATCAAGCATTTGAAGGACGCCACGGTCATGATGGGCGTTCCCACCTTCTACACCCGCTTGCTGAACCATCCGGGCCTGACGCAAGAAGCCTTGCGCCATATGCGCCTGTTCATTTCAGGCTCGGCGCCCTTGCTGGCCGAAACGCATCGTCAATGGCAAGAACAAACCGGCCATGCGATCTTGGAACGCTATGGCCTGACCGAGACGAACATGAACACATCGAACCCCTATGAGGGAGAGCGCAGGCCGGGCACGGTTGGCTTTCCCCTGCCGGGCGTCGATGTGCGCATCACGCAGGCGGAAACCGGGGCGATGCTGCCCAAGGGCGATATCGGCATGATCGAGGTGAAGGGGCCAAATCTTTGCCATGGCTATTGGCGCAACCCCGAGAAAACCCAAGCTGAATTTCGCGAAGACGGATTCTTCATCACCGGCGATCTGGGCCTGGTGGATCAAGATGGCTATGTCCATATCGTGGGACGCGCCAAAGATCTGGTGATCACGGGCGGTTTCAACGTCTACCCCAAGGAAGTGGAAGGCGAGATCGACGCGCTTGAGGGCGTTCTGGAAAGTGCGGTCTTCGGCCTTGCCCATCCCGATTTCGGCGAAGGCGTCACCGCCGCCGTCGTCCTCGATGGAACGGTTGAACTTTCCCAAGAAGACGTCTTGGCGGCACTTCAGGACCGGCTGGCCAAATTCAAACTGCCCAAACGCATCTTGATCGTGCCTGAACTTCCCCGCAACGCCATGGGGAAAGTACAAAAGAATCTATTGAAAGAGCGTTGGGCCGATGCTTACACCCTGGAAAGCAAGGCATAA
- the nadB gene encoding L-aspartate oxidase: protein MTNDKEHLFDVLVIGSGAAGLTLALDLAPKARVAVLSKQVLREGSTFYAQGGIAAVFSEEDSVDSHVKDTMIAGGGLCDEKAVRFVAERARASIERLLDYGVSFTTESDAKGRKILHLTREGGHSMRRVVHAADATGMAVETALEDKARHADHIHLFENHVAVDLIREGKTGRCVGAYALDREDGHVHLFKARKVVLATGGASKAYLYTSNPDSCTGDGIAMAWRAGARVANMEFCQFHPTCLYHPKAKSFLVTEAVRGEGGHLLLHPGGERFMQRFHPMGELAPRDVVARAIDHEMKRLGLDNVWLDISHQPADFIKEHFPTVYTKCLEFGLDMTVEPIPVVPAAHYTCGGVMTDLNGRTDIPGLYAIGEVAYTGLHGANRMASNSLLECLVFGSAAAKDILDRLAATPEPPALPAWDESWVTDSDEEVVVSHNWDELRLFMWDYVGIVRSTKRLERAKRRVDLLLGEIAEYYGSFKVRNDLLEMRNLAVVSDLIIRSAMARKESRGLHYTLDYPEADETKKPQPTVLTPSNFRPAP, encoded by the coding sequence ATGACCAATGACAAGGAACACCTGTTCGACGTGCTGGTGATCGGCAGCGGAGCGGCGGGACTGACGCTGGCCCTTGATCTGGCCCCGAAAGCCAGGGTGGCCGTTCTGTCCAAGCAGGTCTTGCGCGAAGGCAGCACTTTTTACGCCCAGGGCGGAATCGCCGCCGTCTTTTCCGAGGAAGACAGCGTCGATTCCCACGTCAAGGACACCATGATCGCGGGCGGCGGCCTGTGCGACGAAAAAGCCGTGCGCTTCGTGGCCGAGCGGGCCAGGGCCTCGATCGAACGCTTGCTCGATTACGGCGTCAGCTTCACCACGGAATCAGACGCCAAGGGCCGCAAGATATTGCATCTGACCCGCGAAGGGGGGCATTCGATGCGGCGCGTCGTGCATGCCGCCGACGCCACGGGCATGGCCGTTGAAACCGCGCTGGAAGACAAGGCGCGCCATGCCGACCATATCCACCTGTTCGAGAACCATGTCGCCGTCGATTTGATCCGCGAAGGCAAGACGGGGCGCTGCGTCGGCGCCTATGCGCTCGACCGCGAAGACGGCCATGTTCATTTGTTCAAGGCCCGCAAGGTCGTGTTGGCCACCGGCGGCGCCAGCAAGGCCTATCTGTACACCAGCAACCCCGACAGCTGCACCGGCGACGGCATCGCCATGGCGTGGCGAGCAGGTGCGCGCGTCGCCAATATGGAATTCTGCCAGTTCCATCCGACCTGTCTTTACCACCCCAAGGCCAAGAGTTTTCTGGTGACCGAGGCCGTGCGCGGCGAAGGCGGTCATTTGCTGCTGCATCCAGGCGGCGAGCGCTTCATGCAGCGCTTCCATCCGATGGGGGAACTGGCCCCGCGCGACGTGGTGGCCAGAGCCATCGATCATGAAATGAAACGCCTGGGCCTGGACAATGTCTGGCTGGACATCAGCCACCAGCCAGCCGACTTCATCAAGGAACATTTCCCAACCGTCTACACGAAATGCCTGGAATTCGGCTTGGACATGACGGTCGAGCCGATTCCGGTGGTGCCCGCCGCCCATTACACCTGCGGCGGCGTGATGACCGATCTGAATGGCCGCACCGACATCCCCGGCCTTTATGCCATCGGCGAAGTGGCCTATACCGGGCTGCATGGCGCCAACCGCATGGCCAGCAATTCATTGCTGGAATGTCTGGTCTTTGGTTCAGCCGCAGCAAAGGACATTCTGGATAGGCTGGCGGCCACGCCGGAACCGCCCGCCCTGCCCGCCTGGGATGAAAGCTGGGTGACGGATTCCGACGAAGAAGTGGTGGTTTCGCACAATTGGGACGAGTTGCGCCTGTTCATGTGGGATTATGTGGGCATCGTGCGCAGCACCAAGCGGCTTGAGCGCGCCAAGCGCCGGGTCGATCTGCTGCTGGGCGAGATCGCCGAATATTACGGCAGCTTCAAGGTGCGCAACGACCTGTTGGAAATGCGCAACCTTGCCGTGGTGTCGGATTTGATCATCCGTTCCGCCATGGCGCGCAAGGAAAGCCGGGGGCTGCATTACACCCTGGATTATCCCGAAGCCGACGAAACGAAAAAGCCGCAACCGACCGTTCTGACGCCTTCGAATTTTAGACCCGCACCTTGA
- a CDS encoding malonyl-CoA decarboxylase produces the protein MMVPYLGGLLRGILEKGRSLAGLGPDDGPTDSQHLGKQCETLLSSLGEASGMALAERIARQWDRLDEAGRLAFLLELVEHFGPEPSKIDPAVAAYLADPCQKNMLEIHKASEPRRQELLRRMNLAPGGIARLVAMRESLFRHLRTHPQLENLDQDFVHLFMSWFNRGFLVLERIDWNTPASILEKIIRYEAVHAINDWDDLRQRLEPADRRCFAFFHPRLPGDPLIFVEVALTAAIPASIGEVLSNQRSQIDPAQATTAVFYSISNCQEGLRGISFGNFLIKQVVEVLRQESPKLTSFATLSPVPGFAAWLENESLNGRLNENDDAILAGFNENKWQDSPERQGEMRRILLPLAASYFMNARTKSGRIIDPVARFHLSNGARLERLNFMGDPSPKGLSQSYGLMVNYLYKLDDIEANHEAFAARDEVVADQDIVKLARTALANARSK, from the coding sequence ATGATGGTTCCCTACTTGGGCGGCTTGCTGCGCGGCATCCTCGAGAAGGGGCGCTCGCTGGCCGGTCTTGGCCCCGATGATGGGCCGACCGACAGCCAGCATCTTGGCAAACAGTGCGAGACGCTTCTTTCCAGCCTGGGCGAAGCCTCGGGCATGGCGCTGGCCGAACGCATCGCCCGCCAATGGGACCGTTTGGACGAGGCCGGACGCTTGGCCTTCCTGCTGGAACTGGTCGAGCATTTTGGGCCGGAACCAAGCAAGATTGATCCTGCCGTTGCCGCCTATCTCGCCGATCCTTGCCAGAAGAACATGCTGGAGATTCACAAGGCGTCGGAACCCAGACGCCAGGAATTGCTAAGACGAATGAATTTGGCGCCGGGCGGCATCGCGCGTCTGGTGGCCATGCGCGAAAGTCTGTTTCGCCATTTGCGCACGCATCCGCAATTGGAAAATCTGGATCAGGATTTCGTCCATCTGTTCATGTCGTGGTTCAACCGCGGATTTCTGGTGCTGGAGCGCATCGACTGGAACACGCCCGCCAGCATTCTGGAAAAGATCATCCGATATGAGGCCGTGCACGCCATCAATGACTGGGACGATCTGCGCCAGCGATTGGAACCTGCCGACCGGCGTTGCTTCGCCTTCTTTCATCCAAGACTGCCCGGCGATCCCTTGATTTTCGTCGAGGTGGCGCTGACCGCCGCCATTCCCGCTTCGATCGGCGAAGTTCTTTCGAATCAGCGCAGCCAGATCGATCCCGCGCAAGCCACCACCGCCGTCTTCTACTCCATCTCGAATTGCCAGGAAGGGCTGCGCGGCATTTCCTTCGGCAATTTCCTGATCAAACAGGTGGTCGAAGTCTTGCGCCAGGAATCGCCGAAACTGACCAGCTTCGCCACCCTGTCGCCGGTTCCTGGCTTTGCCGCATGGCTGGAAAATGAAAGCCTGAACGGGCGGCTGAACGAGAATGACGACGCCATTCTGGCGGGCTTCAACGAAAACAAATGGCAAGACAGCCCAGAGCGCCAAGGCGAGATGCGCCGCATTCTGCTGCCCCTGGCGGCCAGCTATTTCATGAATGCCCGCACGAAATCGGGGCGCATCATCGATCCGGTGGCTCGTTTTCACTTAAGCAACGGCGCAAGGCTTGAACGCCTTAATTTCATGGGCGATCCCTCGCCCAAGGGATTAAGTCAGTCTTACGGCTTGATGGTGAATTATCTGTACAAGCTGGACGATATCGAAGCCAATCACGAAGCCTTCGCCGCCCGCGACGAAGTGGTGGCCGATCAGGACATCGTCAAACTGGCCAGAACAGCCTTGGCAAACGCCCGCTCGAAATGA
- the nadA gene encoding quinolinate synthase NadA, whose amino-acid sequence MTDTVVLPGPLARQEKDIDPTLDLTAEIVRLKKERNAIILAHYYQDGEIQDLADFVGDSLDLSRRAAATNADVIVFCGVRFMGEVAKILSPGKLVLIPDAEAGCSLEDGCKAEDFARMRQRYPDHTALTYINCSAEVKALSDIIVTSSNAETIIRSLPDNQPILFAPDRHLGAYLKRRTGRENMVLWPGTCIIHEQFSERELIKLKTLHPKAKVAAHPECPEAILNHADHIGSTRGILDFVLKSDAPEFIIATEKHIIHQMEKAAPHKTFIAAPGADGSCDCARCPFMALNTLEKIYLALLNDAPRIELPEALRLAALKPLDRMLELSASIPLAAASAVSNAAE is encoded by the coding sequence ATGACCGACACCGTCGTCCTGCCCGGCCCGCTGGCCCGGCAGGAAAAAGATATCGACCCCACGCTTGATCTGACCGCCGAGATCGTGCGCCTGAAGAAAGAGCGCAACGCCATCATCCTGGCTCATTACTATCAGGATGGTGAAATCCAGGATCTGGCCGATTTCGTTGGCGACTCGCTGGATCTGTCGCGCCGGGCGGCCGCCACCAACGCCGACGTGATCGTCTTTTGCGGCGTTCGCTTCATGGGCGAAGTGGCGAAGATACTAAGCCCCGGCAAGCTGGTGCTGATTCCCGACGCCGAGGCGGGCTGCTCGCTGGAAGACGGCTGCAAGGCCGAGGATTTCGCCCGCATGCGCCAGCGTTATCCCGACCATACCGCGCTGACCTACATCAATTGTTCCGCCGAGGTGAAGGCGCTTAGCGACATCATCGTCACCTCGTCGAATGCCGAAACCATCATCCGCTCGCTGCCGGACAACCAGCCGATCCTGTTCGCGCCCGACCGCCATCTGGGCGCTTATCTGAAGCGGCGCACCGGACGCGAAAACATGGTTCTGTGGCCCGGCACCTGCATCATCCACGAACAGTTCTCCGAGCGCGAACTGATCAAGCTAAAGACGCTGCATCCCAAGGCCAAGGTAGCGGCCCATCCTGAATGCCCGGAAGCCATCTTGAACCATGCCGATCACATCGGATCGACCCGCGGCATTCTGGATTTCGTGCTGAAGTCGGATGCGCCGGAATTCATCATCGCTACGGAAAAGCATATCATCCACCAGATGGAAAAGGCGGCGCCGCACAAGACGTTCATCGCCGCCCCCGGCGCCGACGGCTCGTGCGATTGCGCCCGCTGCCCCTTCATGGCGCTCAACACGCTGGAAAAGATTTATCTGGCCCTTCTGAACGATGCGCCCAGAATCGAACTGCCCGAGGCCTTGCGCCTTGCCGCGTTAAAACCCCTGGACCGCATGCTGGAACTTTCCGCCTCCATTCCGTTGGCCGCCGCCTCCGCCGTTTCCAATGCCGCCGAATAG
- a CDS encoding response regulator, protein MPDRVLLIDDDPNLLSGLTRHLHRDFDVVTASGGNQALAAVEESLTTNQPFAVALCDMRMPGMDGIDTLKAIRGISPETVRMMLTGNADQQTAIDAINEGSIFRFYTKPCPSELLSDGLKAGCAQYHLVTAERDLLEKTLAGSVKVLVDVVSLNDPVAYAQASRLRELVRLMLHSLGMPLRWQLDISAMLLFIGQVAIPPELITKMRDGKPLNDPEKAVIARAPEAGRNLIANIPRLGGVAEIVYLQDRGFDGSGLPLDGPVGLDIPFDARLLKILKDLVDTARGKSLTRDIFNAIERKAHQYDPDLLHKVRLHLEEVVSNVPPREIEISVSALKAGLMVTTDIRLENGHLILAAGTRLSDVQVERLRSLRQIFPIVDRVKVRV, encoded by the coding sequence ATGCCTGATCGGGTTCTGCTGATCGATGACGATCCCAATCTATTGTCAGGCCTTACGCGCCACCTGCATCGTGATTTCGACGTGGTGACGGCTTCTGGCGGCAATCAGGCCTTGGCGGCAGTCGAGGAATCCCTTACCACCAACCAACCATTCGCTGTGGCGCTTTGCGACATGCGCATGCCCGGCATGGATGGCATCGACACGTTGAAAGCGATCCGAGGCATTTCGCCAGAGACGGTGCGCATGATGCTGACGGGCAATGCCGATCAGCAGACGGCCATCGACGCCATCAACGAAGGCAGCATATTTCGCTTTTATACCAAGCCCTGTCCGTCGGAATTGTTGTCGGATGGATTGAAGGCGGGTTGCGCGCAGTATCATCTGGTGACGGCCGAGCGCGACTTGCTGGAAAAGACGCTGGCTGGCAGCGTTAAAGTGCTGGTCGACGTCGTTTCCTTGAACGATCCCGTCGCCTATGCCCAAGCGTCCAGGCTGCGCGAACTGGTGCGCCTGATGCTGCACTCACTGGGCATGCCTCTGCGTTGGCAGTTGGATATCTCGGCCATGCTGCTTTTTATCGGCCAGGTCGCCATCCCGCCAGAACTGATCACCAAGATGCGCGACGGCAAACCGCTGAACGATCCCGAGAAGGCCGTCATCGCCAGGGCGCCCGAGGCTGGACGCAACCTGATCGCCAACATTCCCAGATTGGGCGGCGTGGCCGAGATCGTCTATTTGCAAGACAGAGGTTTCGACGGCAGCGGCCTTCCCTTGGACGGGCCGGTGGGTCTCGACATTCCCTTCGACGCCAGATTGCTTAAAATCCTGAAGGATCTGGTTGATACGGCACGCGGAAAATCGCTGACCCGCGACATCTTCAACGCCATCGAGCGCAAGGCGCACCAATATGATCCCGACCTGCTGCACAAGGTAAGGCTGCATCTGGAAGAGGTGGTGTCGAATGTGCCGCCCCGCGAAATCGAGATATCGGTCTCGGCCCTGAAGGCTGGCTTGATGGTAACCACCGATATCCGTCTTGAAAACGGCCATCTGATTTTGGCCGCAGGAACCAGATTGTCTGATGTTCAGGTGGAACGTCTGCGCAGCCTGCGCCAGATTTTTCCCATCGTCGATCGGGTCAAGGTGCGGGTCTAA
- a CDS encoding HDOD domain-containing protein yields the protein MSETVRILFVDDEPNILSGLKRLMRNMRDQWDMSFCSSAPEALAAFESAPFDVIVSDMRMPGMDGAQLLEQVREKYPGTIRVILSGYADSESVLRTVGPAHVYLAKPCDPHLLQEAIVRPLSLRAYLNSHELRTLLAGLNNLPSLPDVFVRLNSELLFENSSAASVSEIIASDLAMTAEVLRLTNSAYFSTAMKVTTPLQAVRTLGMEIIQSLVLRIGIFRQFQGSLAVGALLKRVNEYSLRISKLAELIAKTEGVDHAFVTQALCTGMLSPIGILVLLDAKGSDYRKIIEESTSHEDLCQRETAHYGVNHHMIGAYLLSLWGFSQDVIEAVAMSHNPSQTQGNENFVLTALHAALSLGPHFLILKEGMSDVPELLDMDYIKRVGREDRIPVWRELAETINERK from the coding sequence ATGAGCGAGACGGTGCGCATTCTGTTCGTCGACGACGAGCCGAATATCCTAAGCGGCTTGAAGCGGCTGATGCGCAATATGCGCGACCAGTGGGACATGTCCTTTTGTTCATCGGCGCCAGAGGCGTTGGCGGCGTTTGAGAGCGCCCCCTTCGACGTCATCGTTTCCGACATGCGCATGCCGGGCATGGATGGCGCTCAGTTGCTTGAACAGGTTCGTGAGAAATATCCCGGCACCATCCGGGTCATTCTGTCTGGCTATGCCGATTCCGAATCGGTTCTAAGAACGGTTGGTCCTGCCCATGTTTATCTGGCCAAGCCTTGCGACCCGCACTTGTTGCAAGAAGCGATCGTGCGGCCCTTGTCGTTGCGAGCCTACTTGAACAGCCATGAATTGCGTACGCTTCTGGCGGGACTTAACAATCTGCCAAGCCTGCCTGACGTTTTCGTGCGCTTGAATTCCGAACTTCTTTTCGAGAATTCATCGGCGGCGTCCGTGTCTGAGATCATCGCTTCCGATCTGGCGATGACGGCGGAAGTACTTCGCCTGACGAATTCGGCCTATTTCTCGACGGCCATGAAGGTGACCACGCCCTTGCAGGCCGTTCGCACGCTGGGCATGGAAATCATTCAGTCGCTTGTGCTGCGCATCGGCATTTTTCGTCAATTTCAAGGGTCGTTGGCGGTTGGGGCGCTTTTGAAACGCGTCAACGAATACAGCCTGAGAATTTCCAAGCTGGCCGAGCTTATCGCCAAGACGGAAGGCGTCGATCACGCATTTGTCACCCAGGCCCTTTGCACGGGCATGCTTTCGCCAATCGGCATTCTGGTGCTTCTGGATGCGAAGGGGAGCGACTATCGCAAGATTATCGAAGAATCCACTTCCCACGAGGATCTTTGCCAGCGTGAAACGGCGCATTATGGCGTCAATCACCACATGATCGGCGCCTACCTGCTCAGCCTTTGGGGCTTCTCCCAAGACGTCATCGAAGCGGTGGCCATGTCTCACAACCCAAGCCAAACGCAGGGAAACGAGAATTTTGTGCTAACCGCCTTGCATGCCGCTTTGTCGCTGGGGCCGCATTTCCTGATATTGAAAGAGGGCATGAGCGACGTGCCGGAATTGTTGGATATGGATTACATCAAGCGGGTCGGTCGAGAGGATCGCATCCCAGTCTGGCGAGAGCTGGCGGAAACCATCAATGAGAGGAAATAG
- the nadC gene encoding carboxylating nicotinate-nucleotide diphosphorylase has product MPPNSLPAGLDEADISRVIEAALAEDVGTGDVTSQSVIPEDTRFTGVMAARQPMVLAGLFLAERVFMRVEPRSIFTALAKDGDKLQAGGVIARIEGPARGLLTAERTALNLLQLLSGIATQTRIYVERIAGTGCALLDTRKTIPGLRQLSKYATRVAGAKNHRMGLYDGVLIKDNHVAVCGSVAEAVRRAKADKRPNIEAECDTLEQVQDALAAGADILLLDNMDVDTLRQAVDLVGKRIPLEASGGVSLETIRAIAETGVDFVSVGRITQSAPAVDIGLDWQTHDQ; this is encoded by the coding sequence ATGCCGCCGAATAGTCTGCCCGCCGGCCTGGACGAGGCCGACATTTCCCGCGTCATCGAAGCGGCCTTGGCCGAGGATGTGGGAACGGGCGACGTCACGTCGCAGTCGGTCATTCCCGAAGACACCCGTTTCACCGGCGTCATGGCCGCCCGCCAGCCCATGGTGCTGGCAGGATTGTTCCTGGCCGAGCGCGTCTTCATGCGCGTCGAACCAAGATCGATCTTTACCGCCTTGGCCAAGGATGGCGACAAACTTCAGGCGGGCGGCGTAATCGCCCGCATCGAAGGACCGGCGCGAGGCCTGCTGACCGCCGAGCGCACGGCGCTGAACCTGCTGCAGCTTCTGTCGGGCATCGCCACCCAGACCAGAATCTATGTCGAGCGGATCGCGGGGACCGGCTGCGCCTTGCTGGACACAAGAAAGACCATCCCAGGTCTTCGCCAATTGTCGAAATACGCCACCCGCGTCGCAGGGGCCAAGAATCACCGCATGGGCCTGTATGACGGCGTGCTGATCAAGGACAATCACGTCGCCGTTTGCGGCTCGGTGGCCGAGGCGGTGCGCCGCGCCAAGGCCGACAAGCGCCCCAACATCGAGGCCGAGTGCGACACGCTGGAACAGGTGCAAGACGCGCTGGCGGCCGGAGCCGACATTCTGCTATTGGACAATATGGACGTCGACACACTAAGGCAGGCGGTGGATCTGGTCGGCAAACGCATTCCGCTCGAGGCTTCGGGCGGCGTTTCGTTGGAGACCATTCGCGCCATCGCCGAAACCGGCGTCGATTTCGTTTCCGTGGGACGTATCACGCAATCGGCGCCTGCTGTCGATATCGGACTGGATTGGCAAACCCATGACCAATGA